A stretch of Toxoplasma gondii ME49 chromosome V, whole genome shotgun sequence DNA encodes these proteins:
- a CDS encoding redoxin domain-containing protein (encoded by transcript TGME49_286630~Signal peptide predicted by SignalP 2.0 HMM (probability 0.875) with cleavage site probability 0.642 at residue 57~Predicted trans-membrane domain (TMHMM2.0):30-53), with protein MNKRVYRFFSHSAGFKQTKFLLMTKTMAKALCCTATMATVALLATVLLGNLPAGSFSFVIGTKAVGSVPLGSAASSGGMCSSVSGGPASVFSSSALKAASALGSRSLAFAKTKTLSEGDPAPECVWKVRAAAPEGGMTWAELESTTMFKNKRVVIFSLPGAFTPTCSSRHLPDFDKEYDAIRALGIDEVYCLSVNDTFVMNAWASSLNVKHVKMIPDGNGCFTSKMGMLVDKTNLGFGPRSWRYAMVVRNGTIEKLLVEPEKRDDAEDDPFVASDVASVLKYLRDSADVKGA; from the coding sequence ATGAACAAACGTGTGTATCGTTTCTTTTCACATTCTGCCGGTTTCAAACAGACGAAGTTTCTACTGATGACAAAAACAATGGCGAAGGCGTTGTGCTGTACAGCAACGATGGCAACTGTTGCACTCCTTGCCACCGTTCTTCTAGGGAACTTGCCTGCaggttctttctccttcgtcatTGGCACAAAGGCTGTGGGAAGCGTCCCACTCGGCTCAGCAGCGTCATCAGGCGGCATGTGCTCCTCAGTATCAGGCGGGCCAGCTagtgttttctcttcgagcGCTCTGAAGGCAGCATCAGCCCTTGGGTCTAgatctctcgccttcgcaaaaacgaagacacTCAGTGAAGGAGACCCAGCGCCAGAGTGTGTCTGGAAGGTTCGTGCTGCGGCGCCGGAGGGAGGAATGACGTGGGCAGAACTCGAGTCCACCACAATGTTCAAGAACAAAAGAGTTGTCATTTTCAGCCTTCCCGGAGCGTTTACACCTACCTGCTCATCCCGGCACCTGCCTGATTTCGACAAAGAGTATGATGCTATCCGTGCCCTCGGGATTGACGAGGTTTACTGCCTCTCTGTCAACGACACCTTCGTAATGAACGCCTGGGCTTCCAGCTTGAATGTGAAGCATGTTAAGATGATTCCGGACGGCAACGGCTGTTTCACCTCAAAGATGGGCATGCTAGTGGATAAAACCAACCTCGGGTTCGGCCCGCGATCCTGGAGATACGCCATGGTGGTCCGTAACGGCACCATTGAGAAGCTGCTGGTGGAACCGGAGAAGCGCGATGACGCGGAAGACGATCCCTTCGTTGCGTCGGACGTTGCAAGCGTGCTTAAGTATCTGCGTGATTCTGCTGATGTAAAGGGCGCATGA
- a CDS encoding S1 RNA binding domain-containing protein (encoded by transcript TGME49_286620~Predicted trans-membrane domain (TMHMM2.0):12-35) yields MGASVDCYAVSRLFFLSFVAALVVSGCGSVVFPVRGRVLSQNWNFAGPPHAHFEADHGRHVALCSSSAGLKNADHSKALHMTSHSALLGFQPKASFCSSAVPAIPQISGRRLPSAAETFCRCLSIFVSFFGSRCFQSSSAFRARPSAFAYLHAPAGRLLRLRWLLRASSQRASLCSPLRNCGFDRQSAISWKDNREQLHRLALSRVCAETTSRDGDSDGTGDPHGTSPSCDTRREDHNLNDFGGSFAEESSEPSMPEPDSSSDQARKIGGPAFSTQTDGSTNSNEPDGILQVSSPVTSASACRPVFSPRVYMPIPEIVAPPGRAYPFPLPQLSSRITGVPDAPKSTKHGHAEDLSSRSCSPASLPRPSYLRLLPHYPRIDPPPVDDGLLEEIFSAVSREELHTSLEKLQDSKYIEWLLTPHRYRDTEGFLAATDPDTLRARFPRVYTHHREQLDRWLEGLRRQPSRSVRLPALTQEEKDRLLTLKVPKRFLARRPEILEKPVKALKWKEGVLAADRDLIDAGGPGGFVRNLEVEAWAALFPVDDEGHSPPTGADAARRRLELATRLQIREWQEERRAMEEAAGQRLQRQGGGNIGGNHSDEHQATQSSKEGESKSQATDEHFRDSLRTAPSATSRDNEEGKELRMSARVREAAEALAKQQMLASMGLPSSVQALIARYGHITPDSPTMAAPEARSALQLLQRAVVDSETFLLGRLHRGLQSEEDIQVVRNIVQTYRERHAAHGRPPPRTGHPVEFTPAMFQDWEEAETYKEVLAVATEATKRRLEAALTVVERAKGKEGDEGSRKTGDGARQETKSKGTLLYEAGTEKDKRREYPTRAKCGEGGRPDALPVPARLLQGAAAAAKGGIGARALEAVQWVLGEEIRKEQLRRDNEEYHSMVSAMEHNVKRARDERERELMRRDEDLNLQELREQKTAQTKPDGTNGSGDRSSLGTRQGQRQSRAEKEPTGDQKSLDGRQALPTHEEVAVDRLRKLSKDLGEASGLYYEFDIETQGRDPSGDSKVSDGSEATQDAGRDTKPVSASTSVVQSRGASEGTDGRPLDASAASRPVGDIFAEMEEAMRAEWKRRLGYPFLKLYPGQLVKGKVVKVTPSFAYVHVGYVCEGELRLDEVLLEEEEPPKNGLKAFFSVGDDVFCEVIKVGDSELVLSLQTLRRIAAWEQLLALQREDRALKATVLHAHKGGLVVRVLGLRGFLPVSQLPSFVKPSSQLVGAQLRVALLQADVEKQRLLVSSRIVHIREQMKRVKPDQVVEGEVVSIHPFGVMVQFGECRGLLHLSEVSAARVERLEDVLPLGSRVRALVLHYDKPTGKIALTTKLLERYPGEMVRDSQAVYAAAMHTAETYAVRKREEKAARRQAAHQLIAALGLDPTAALGPAGEQASVGSDEEDEHIDTSYARNYVSDQSGGPHALWKGIGDDDSKVMTLLSRKLLEKAAARRRKSSGSRGKSKNFGDDGEEDGASGIELFRTEREKVLEAVKASGIQLKGAWNVPSVFEAEWETDEWLFE; encoded by the exons ATGGGCGCCTCTGTTGACTGCTACGCTGTATCTCgactctttttcctctccttcgtcgctgcACTTGTGGTTTCCGGCTGCGGGAGTGTGGTCTTCCCAGTCAGAGGTCGCGTGTTGTCTCAAAATTGGAACTTCGCGGGTCCCCCCCACGCCCACTTTGAGGCTGATCATGGTCGCCATGTGGCGCTCTGCTCTTCCAGTGCCGGTCTCAAGAATGCAGACCATTCGAAGGCCTTGCACATGACCTCGCACTCGGCGCTTCTAGGCTTCCAGCCGAAAGCCAGTTTTTGCTCATCTGCTGTTCCGGCCATTCCTCAGATATCCGGGCGCCGGCTGCCCTCGGCGGCAGAGACTTTCTGCCGGTGTTTATCcattttcgtttctttctttggGTCCCGCTGCTTTCAGAGCAGCTCCGCTTTTCGAGCAAGACCCAGCGCGTTTGCGtacctgcatgcgcctgctggccggcttctgcgtctgcgatGGCTGTTGCGTGCAAGTTCCCAAAGGGCTTCCCTGTGCTCTCCTCTCAGGAACTGCGGATTCGATAGGCAGTCTGCGATCTCTTGGAAAGACAATCGTGAACAGCTGCACAGGCTTGCCCTGTCGAGAGTGTGCGCTGAGACGACAAGCCGTGATGGCGACTCAGACGGGACAGGGGATCCGCACGGGACTTCCCCCTCGTGTGACACAAGACGGGAAGACCATAATCTGAACGATTTTGGAGGGTCTTttgcagaagagagcagTGAACCCTCTATGCCAGAGCCGGATAGCTCGTCTGACCAGGCACGGAAGATCGGAGGCCCTGCCTTTTCCACTCAAACGGACGGCTCAACCAATTCGAATGAACCCGATGGCATTTTGCAGGTTTCATCTCCAGTgacttctgcttctgcgtgcCGACCGGTTTTTTCTCCCCGCGTGTATATGCCGATTCCTGAGATTGTCGCGCCTCCTGGCCGGGCCTAtccgtttcctctgcctcaGTTGTCGTCGAGAATTACTGGAGTTCCGGATGCGCCGAAGTCGACAAAGCACGGGCATGCGGAAgacctctcctctcgctcctgctctccggcgtctctccctcgccccTCGTACCTGCGGCTGCTTCCGCACTACCCGCGAATTGATCCGCCACCGGTAGACGACGGTTTGCTGGAGGAAATTTTCTCGGCCGTGTCTCGGGAGGAACTCCACACTTCTCTGGAGAAGTTGCAGGACTCAAAGTACATCGAGTGGCTTCTTACGCCGCACAGGTATCGCGACACGGAGGGCTTCCTGGCTGCAACTGACCCGGACACACTGCGAGCGCGTTTCCCCCGCGTGTACACACATCACAGAGAACAGCTGGATCGCTGGCTTGAGGGCCTTCGTCGTCAGCCGAGCAGGTCCGTGCGCCTGCCCGCACTCACTcaggaggaaaaagacaggCTTTTGACGCTAAAGGTCCCAAAGCGCTTCCTTGCCAGGCGCCCTGAAATACTGGAGAAGCCTGTCAAGGCTCTGAAGTGGAAAGAAGGGGTCCTCGCGGCTGACCGCGATCTCATCGACGCAGGTGGCCCAGGCGGATTTGTGAGGAATCTCGAGGTCGAGGCGTGGGCGGCGCTTTTCCCGGTCGACGACGAAGGACACAGCCCTCCAACAGGCGCCGACGCAGCCAGGAGGAGACTTGAACTAGCTACCAGGCTGCAGATCCGCGAGTGgcaagaagaacgaagggCCATGGAGGAGGCAGCTGGGCAGAGGCTGCAACGGCAGGGCGGCGGGAATATAGGAGGGAATCACAGTGACGAACACCAAGCAACACAATCGtcaaaggaaggagaaagcaaGAGCCAAGCGACAGACGAGCACTTTCGGGACTCCCTGCGAACCGCGCCAAGCGCAACTTCGCGCGacaacgaggaaggaaaggaactACGGATGAGTGCCCGTGTtcgagaagccgcagaagcgCTGGCGAAACAGCAAATGCTAGCGAGCATGGGCCTTCCGTCCTCCGTCCAGGCGCTCATAGCTCGATACGGACACATCACGCCGGACAGTCCAACTATGGCGGCTCCAGAAGCGAGGAGTGCCTTGCAG CTCCTGCAGCGTGCGGTGGTTGACTCGGAGACGTTTTTGCTCGGCCGCCTCCACCGCGGTTTGCAGTCTGAAGAAGATATTCAAGTGGTTCGAAACATTGTTCAAACGTACcgcgagagacacgcagCTCATGGCCGACCGCCGCCGAGAACTGGACACCCCGTGGAGTTCACCCCGGCGATGTTCCAAGACtgggaagaggcagaaaccTACAAAGAGGTGCTGGCAGTTGCGACAGAAGCGACAAAGAGGCGGCTGGAAGCCGCTCTCACGGTGGTGGAACGAGCAAAGgggaaggagggagacgagggctcgaggaagacgggCGACGGAGCAAGGCAGGAAACAAAGTCAAAGGGGACTTTGTTGTATGAAGCTGGCACAGAAAAAGATAAACGGAGAGAATACCCGACACGAGCGAAGTGCGGTGAAGGGGGACGCCCTGATGCGCTCCCCGTTCCCGCACGGCTTCTTCAGGgggctgcagctgctgcgaaAGGCGGTATCGGCGCGAGGGCTCTGGAGGCAGTTCAATGGGTGCTCGGCGAAGAAATCCGGAAGGAGCAGCTCAGACGGGATAACGAGGAGTACCACTCGATGGTGAGCGCGATGGAACACAACGTGAAGCGCGCACGCGACGAACGCGAACGAGAGTTAATGCGCCGTGATGAGGACCTCAACCTGCAGGAGCTGAGGGAACAAAAAACTGCGCAAACGAAACCAGACGGAACCAATGGCTCAGGAGACCGCAGCAGCCTGGGAACGCGCCAGGGGCAACGTCAGTCCCGTGCTGAGAAAGAACCCACAGGAGACCAGAAGTCTCTAGATGGACGTCAGGCTCTGCCCACTCACGAGGAGGTGGCTGTGGACAGGCTGAGGAAGCTCTCCAAAGACTTGGGAGAAGCATCAGGCCTATATTATGAGTTCGACATCGAAACGCAAGGACGGGACCCTTCTGGTGATTCAAAGGTTTCAGACGGCAGCGAAGCCACGCAAGATGcgggcagagacacaaagccTGTTTCAGCTTCGACCTCGGTCGTCCAGTCGCGTGGTGCCAGCGAAGGAACAG ACGGCAGGCCTCTCGAtgcgtctgcggcttctcgTCCGGTCGGTGATATTTTCGCCGAGATGGAGGAAGCGATGCGAGCAGAATGGAAGAGGCGCCTGGGGTACCCTTTCCTCAAGCTCTATCCCGGGCAGCTCGTTAAAGGCAAAGTGGTGAAGGTGACGCCTTCGTTTGCCTACGTCCACGTTGGGTACGTGTGCGAGGGAGAACTGCGGCTTGATGAGGTGCTtctggaggaggaggagcccCCCAAAAACGGCCTGAaagctttcttctcggtcggGGACGATGTTTTCTGCGAAGTCATCAAGGTTGGAGACTCAGAGCTggttctctcgctgcagacTCTGCGGCGAATCGCCGCCTGGGAGCAACTCCTCGCGCTCCAAAGGGAGGACAGGGCTCTGAAGGCCACGGTGCTTCATGCGCATAAAG GCGGCCTGGTTGTTCGCGTGCTCGGACTCCGAGGATTTCTACCTGTGTCGCAACTGCCCAGTTTCGTGAAGCCCAGTTCCCAGCTAGTGGGGGCGCAGCTGCGAGTTGCGCTGCTGCAGGCCGATgtcgaaaaacagagacttCTTGTCAGCAGCCGCATTGTGCATATTCGCGAGCAGATGAAACGCGTGAAGCCAGACCAAGTTGTGGAAGGAGAAGTTGTTTCAATCCACCCCTTCGGCGTCATGGTGCAG TTCGGCGAGTGTCGCGGCCTGCTTCATCTCAGCGAGGTCTCTGCCGCACGCGTGGAAAGACTGGAGgatgttcttcctcttggaTCCCGAGTCCGAGCTCTCGTCCTTCACTACGACAAA CCCACCGGCAAAATAGCTCTTACGACGAAGCTTTTGGAGCGGTACCCGGGCGAGATGGTGAGGGACTCTCAAGCCGTTTATGCCGCTGCCATGCACACCGCCGAAACGTACGCTGTGAGgaagcgcgaagagaaggcggccCGGCGTCAGGCCGCTCACCAGTTAATCGCCGCGCTCGGTTTGGACCCCACTGCAGCTCTGGGGCCTGCAGGGGAACAAGCATCTGTcggaagcgacgaggaagacgagcaCATTGACACAAGTTATGCA CGCAACTACGTCTCAGATCAGTCTGGAGGCCCACATGCTTTGTGGAAAGGCATTGGCGATGACGACAGCAAGGTGATGACATTGCTGTCCCGGAAGCTTCTTGAGAAGGCAGCAGCCAGACGTCGAAAGAGCAGCGGAAGCCGGGGGAAAAGCAAGAACTTCGGTGACGATGGAGAGGAGGACGGCGCGTCTGGAATTGAACTTTTCcgcacagaaagagagaaagttCTGGAAGCTGTAAAGGCATCAGGCATCCAGCTCAAGGGGGCGTGGAATGTGCCTTCTGTGTTCGAAGCGGAGTGGGAAACGGACGAGTGGCTCTTCGAGTAG
- a CDS encoding ribosomal protein RPS14, putative (encoded by transcript TGME49_286610~Signal peptide predicted by SignalP 2.0 HMM (probability 0.775) with cleavage site probability 0.443 at residue 31): protein MRYFFCPPVVARSLTLALLFRFCFIVSLLYSNERVTFSAQTGRRTGGISQKHLVCFVDGAHLPRPSSFSSATSALPNNAADPHSERVASFMFRPSSLLLCFSTFSSRPPPTFTLWLRPLSSCHSLCNGSHYNGANSNFVSRPLPLERGTRNGSSGTCAHMLLGNAYPIRVSSNFEQVDLLQTWSNSRKEPDAYGGGRRTALAMVKQRRYQLATDNLFVGLRDAQVQRNLRRKQMMIDYKPLRQYYKYKVAHATSMDERLDWHCRLQRLPRDSSPTRYRNRCRVCGRARGYFRFFGLCRHHVLDMVRNVMFPGFTKAEW from the exons ATGCGGtatttcttctgtcctccgGTTGTGGCGCGGTCCCTGACTTTGGCGTTGCTGTTTAGGTTTTGTTTTATCGTTTCTTTGTTGTACTCCAATGAAAGGGTGACTTTTTCAGCTCAGACGGGGAGGCGTACCGGAGGCATCTCACAGAAACACCTTGTGTGTTTCGTCGATGGCGCTCACTTGCCCCGaccttcttcgttctcttcagCAACGTCTGCGTTACCGAACAATGCAGCAGACCCACATTCGGAGCGTGTAGCGTCATTTATGTTTCGCCCGTCCTCCTtgctcctctgtttctctacTTTCTCCTCCCGGCCTCCCCCGACGTTCACACTCTGGCTTCGTCCGCTGTCCTCCTGTCATTCCCTTTGCAATGGTTCGCACTACAATGGTGCCAACTCGAACTttgtttctcgtcctctcccccTAGAGAGAGGTACCCGTAACGGTTCCTCGGGAACATGCGCGCACATGCTTCTAGGAAATGCATATCCGATCAGGGTTTCATCGAACTTCGAGCAAGTCGATCTGTTGCAGACATGGTCAAATTCGAGAAAGGAGCCGGATGCATATGGAGGGGGTCGGCGAACTGCGCTAGCAATggtgaagcagaggagaTATCAGC TGGCCACTGACAATCTCTTTGTTGGCCTACGGGACGCCCAGGTCCAGAGGAATCTTCGTCGCAAGCAAATGATGATTGACTACAAGCCCCTCCGACAGTACTACAAGTATAAAGTGGCGCACGCGACGTCAATGGATGAGCGGCTGGACTGGCACTGCCGGCTTCAGCGCTTGCCTAGAGACTCTTCACCCACAAGATACAGGAACCGGTGCCGAGTGTGTGGCAGGGCTCGAGGCtactttcgcttcttcggcctCTGCCGACACCACGTGCTAGACATGGTTCGAAATGTCATGTTTCCTGGATTCACCAAGGCCGAGTGGTAG
- a CDS encoding hypothetical protein (encoded by transcript TGME49_286600) yields the protein MATSVGGPLAVPIPGTAQPRVFDPTGYAGKPSLSSRKNTCAQSIDDPWEDIIPEHRRPKLSQLAFGSAPDMAGVAAGRMNEIHQHTRKRINPGKGYSDGVRELLYCTSPQGDSVSADFLRGSTGCPAGQTPLYPAVRSSKRSHLRICAGDLADQRKHFQTRWQAIDGKMEFCTCRKGGSASVELDFKQLDRDATYHTWKRMQGAYDRRGRSHLQWDRFLTVEPDAHRSDRLPVVKNRLPPLANPDGPFETRDVKRHPMEVSSLDRTLCPRKGEKTEEDVATGKAPGAASARFQSGHCETSSLKPYPETQPRQLYKRAQYDKLNADDSMYYILRGGACGRASQPSICDEYPAQVPQLGLPAPEQPQLVHEQQAISPQTPQDENRVSPSN from the exons ATGGCGACGTCGGTGGGTGGACCCCTTGCAGTGCCAATCCCGGGCACGGCACAGCCCCGGGTGTTCGACCCCACTGGATATGCAGGCAAGCCCTCATTATCGTCGAGGAAAAACACGTGCGCTCAGTCAATTGATGATCCCTGGGAAGATATCATCCCGGAACACCGACGTCCGAAACTCTCCCAGCTGGCCTTTGGTTCTGCGCCCGACATGGCGGGTGTCGCGGCAGGCCGCATGAATGAGATTCATCAGCACACTCGAAAACGCATCAACCCGGGTAAAGGCTATAGTGACGGAGTAAGGGAGCTGCTATACTGCACATCCCCGCAGGGTGACAGCGTTTCTGCAGACTTTCTCCGCGGGAGTACAGGCTGTCCAGCAGGACAGACGCCCTTGTATCCGGCAGTCCGATCCAGCAAGCGGTCGCATCTGCGAATCTGTGCAGGAGATCTAGCGGACCAGAGGAAGCATTTTCAAACAAGGTGGCAAGCCATTGACGGGAAAATGGAATTTTGCACATGCAGAAAAGGCGGTAGTGCGAGTGTAGAGTTGGACTTTAAGCAGCTCGACCGAGACGCAACATACCACACctggaaacgcatgcagggcgCGTACGATcgtagaggaagaagccaccTACAA TGGGACCGATTCCTGACTGTCGAACCGGATGCTCATCGAAGCGACAGACTTCCGGTTGTGAAAAACCGATTACCACCTCTTGCAAACCCTGATGGGCCCTTCGAGACACGTGATGTCAAACGCCATCCAATGGAAGTCAGCAGCCTTGACAGAACCCTCTGCCCACgcaagggagaaaagacggaGGAAGATGTGGCGACGGGAAAAGCTCCCGGCGCAGCATCTGCGCGTTTCCAGAGCGGGCACTGCGAGACGTCTTCCCTGAAG CCGTACCCAGAAACCCAGCCGCGACAGCTGTACAAGAGGGCTCAATACGACAAGCTTAACGCCGACGATTCCATGTACTACATTTTGCGCGGAGGAGCCTGCGGGCGTGCGAGCCAACCCTCGATATGTGACGAATACCCAGCCCAAGTCCCACAACTTGGACTTCCCGCGCCCGAACAGCCTCAGCTAGTTCACGAGCAACAAGCGATCTCCCCGCAGACGCCACAAGACGAAAACAGGGTTTCTCCCAGCAACTAG
- a CDS encoding hypothetical protein (encoded by transcript TGME49_286595), giving the protein MTSLHNAYFGNKSKPFNVKININCLQKAYDRGRLRPRCSSTAWPPFMATIDLPGCKARPDSVHVSTRLASTARAECSQLQGNSTLSNSTGG; this is encoded by the exons ATGACATCGCTCCACAACGCGTACTTCGGCAACAAATCGAAACCTTTCAACGTCAAAATCAATATCAA CTGCCTACAGAAAGCTTACGATCGAGGTCGGCTCCGGCCACGATGTTCGAGCACGGCATGGCCCCCTTTTATGGCCACGATAGACCTGCCTGGGTGCAAGGCACGGCCGGACTCGGTCCATGTCTCGACGCGTCTAGCTAGCACGGCGAGAGCAGAATGCAGCCAGCTGCAAGGGAACTCGACGTTGAGCAACAGCACCGGTGGCTAG
- the SPM2 gene encoding microtubule associated protein SPM2 (encoded by transcript TGME49_286590~Gene product name based on ToxoDB Community Expert Annotation. Microtubule associated protein SPM2(PMID:22021240).) — MALPLDAWATAAHGSKAYVARSADVSRGACFSPAGVTRVSHQGIEPARPAGVSSRRLTQLRLAMSQQPEDRAHAPRGPTAYSCTALRDNVNEILRSATIPRDTDPVAAVLDRKRVDDYAGMRSDGINELRTPSHRWSAEVGKKRGLMTKNESVFVSDVLEHHGRPIDDSPEFQHPRVAAYLQQQCKPKCRSLQRHYGPDELHKAFYTKFEVVDKTTGRTEIMTARRPGSAAAIISLCNFDAYSTRSHKATSAQKQVSNIESTPLGLVPRKGAELPHKPSFTQTAASVCMKRSQLRCQDSWLTPSSDAPTIRHLGQSRRHVALPWLHRPTNRILQHLPQPRVQSRLVCQVDHAKKSPL, encoded by the exons ATGGCGCTGCCTCTGGATGCCTGGGCGACTGCAGCCCATGGAAGCAAGGCATATGTCGCACGCAGTGCCGACGTATCGCGCGGGgcgtgtttctctcctgccgGTGTAACCCGAGTGTCTCACCAAGGAATCGAACCCGCACGGCCTGCCGGCGTGTCAAGCAGAAGGCTGACCCAACTTCGCCTGGCGATGTCACAGCAACCGGAAGATCGAGCACACGCTCCTCGCGGTCCCACCGCCTACAGTTGTACGGCGCTCCGAGATAACGTCAACGAAATTCTACGGTCAGCAACGATACCTCGTGACACTGATCCAGTTGCTGCTGTTCTGGATCGCAAGCGTGTGGACGACTACGCTGGTATGCGTAGCGATGGAATCAATGAGCTGCGGACGCCGTCTCACCGATGGTCCGCGGAAGTTGGTAAAAAGCGTGGTCTCATGACAAAGAATGAGTCGGTTTTCGTTTCCGATGTCCTTGAGCATCACGGCCGTCCAATTGATGATTCCCCCGAGTTCCAGCATCCACGCGTCGCCGCGTACTTGCAGCAACAGTGTAAGCCTAAGTGCCGCAGCCTGCAAAGGCATTATGGTCCGGACGAGCTTCACAAAGCGTTCTACACCAAATTCGAGGTGGTTGACAAAACCACCGGCCGGACTGAAATCATGACAGCACGACGGCCAGGTTCGGCAGCTGCGATCATCAGCCTCTGCAATTTCGATGCCTACAGTACGAGATCGCACAAAGCTACTAGCGCTCAGAAGCAAGTCAGCAACATTGAAAGTACACCGCTG GGTCTAGTGCCACGCAAAGGCGCGGAACTTCCTCACAAGCCGTCCTTTACTCAGACGGCGGCCAGTGTCTGCATGAAACGAAGCCAGCTCCGTTGCCAGGAC AGTTGGCTCACACCTAGCAGTGATGCACCGACAATAAGACATCTGGGACAGAGCAGGCGCCACGTTGCGCTTCCCTGGCTTCATCGGCCCACAAACAGGATCCTGCAGCACCTGCCACAACCTCGTGTTCAGTCGCGTCTCGTCTGCCAGGTGGATCACGCAAAAAAATCCCCCTTGTGA